GTTGGCTGGTTTTTTGTACGCGAGGAGATGTTTCAACTGAAATAAGGTTGGAGGTGAACGATGACAACAGTCTATGTGAAAGAACAAGGGGCCAGGGTTGCCCGGCGCGGCGAACGCCTGGTTGTTAAATCTAAGGAAGGTTCCGTCTTGGAAGAGTTTCCCTTAACCCAGGTGGAGCAGGTGGTGGTAATGGGCAGCGTGCAGTTGACGACGCAAATCATGGCTACACTGGTACAGCGGGAGATAGATGTGGTGTTTCTCTCCAGCTACGGTAAGTATCGCTTTCGCGTCGAAGGCGACGGCTCCAAACACGTGGCGCTGCGTCAGCGCCAGTTGCAGGTAATGAGCGAAGGGCGGTTGACGCTGCCGGTGGCCCAGGCCATTGTAGACGCCAAGATTCACAACCAGCGGGTGATTTTGCAGCGGCAGGCCAGCCGGATTACCTCCAGCGGTCAACAAGACCGGGGCGCGACGGTCTGGCCGCGTGACAGAGGGCTGTTCGACAGGGCGTTGACCGGTATGGGGCAGATGCAGCAGTCGGCCAGGCAGGCGAGTGACTTGAATACCTTGCGCGGTTACGAGGGCAAAGCAGCCGCTTACTATTTCGCGGCCGTACGCAGCCTGCTGGACAAATCGTGGGGGTTTGAACGGCGCGAGTATTACCCGCCGCCAGACCCGTTTAACGCCTTGTTAAGTTTTGCTTACAGCTTGCTGCTTAAAGACGTTCGGGCGGCGATCCAGACGGTGGGTCTGGACCTGTATCTGGGCTTTTTCCACGAGGTAAGCCAGGGACGGCCGTCTCTGGCTTTAGATCTCATGGAAGAGTGGCGGCCCCTTATTGCCGACGCGCTGGTCTTGGAAATGGTCAATCGCGGGGCGCTGCTGCCGGATGAATTTGTCCAGACCGGGCAAAAAGAGCGCCTCGTCGAACTGGGGGAAGCGGGGGTGCAGCGAGTGCTGCAAGCTTATGGCAGCCGACTCAGTACCCGGTTGTATCACCCGTTGGCTGGACCGGGCGGCGAAACGACGCTGCAGCAGGCGGTGGTGCTGCAAGCGCGGCGGTTGGCGCGGCTGATAGCCGGACAGGAAACAAGCTATGAGCCGATGCGGGCGAAGTGAGGACGGGGAGATGGGGAGATGGGGAGACGGGGAGAACGTTATGGTTTGCGGGTTTGTCTACGGTGAAGGAGGTGGTGGGTAACGATGAAATGGGTGGTCGTGGTTGGCGAAGGGCTGATAGCTCTGGAACGGATCGTGGCGGTGGGACGGGTGGAGGCAATGCCCATGCGCCGGCTGCTGCGCGCGCTGCCACCGGCTCGTCTGGTCTCGCTGACGGGCGGCAAGAAACGGGAAACGGCCGTTGTCCTGGACAGTGGTCATGTGGTGATAACAGCCGTGCCTCTGGCCGAACTGCACCGGCGGCTGCTTCAGGCACAACAAGGGGATGGTCATTTGGTCTTGAATGGAGGTGATGACGATGAGCGGTCTGAAATTTTCATGGGGTAACTGGCGCTGGCTGAAAGGACGTGGCGTGCTGGTGGCCATCATTCTGATGTCTGCCCTGGTCAGCTTCGAGCTGTTTAACTACGACACCACCCGTTTCGCTTTAATGGATTTGTTTAGCGGCCGTCGTTTTTTGGGAATCGAGTGGGCGGCGATTTTGGCTTTTGCCTTTTGCGGCATAGATTTCGCTGGGCTGGTGCGCATGTTTACGCCAGAACAGACGATGCGGGATGAACCACGTGAAGTGTGGTTATTGATGGGCGCCTGGCTGTTGGGGGCCAGCATGAACGCGGTGATGACCTGGTATGCTGTGGCCCTGGCGATTGCGCCGCGCAGCGTCGGTGCGACGCTCATCACCCCGTCCACCATGCTGCGCTACGCGCCAATATTTGTCGCCCTGTTGGTTTGGCTGACGCGCATTTTGTTAATCGGGTCTATAGCGGTGACGACGGACCGACTGCTGCATCAGGGCGGACGGACCTACACCCGGCCACGTCACCGACCAATGCGCGAGAACGGCCGTCAGCGGCCTATGTCGGCCAACGGTGAGGAAAATTACGCGGAGGACATATTCAATGTCTAATCGGGTGACAATTCACGTGGATGGGGCGGTGTCCGGCACAGAACATGCTGGCGCGGCGGCCATTGCGCGCTCGCAAGAAGGTTACTTCGTCGGCTGGTTAAGCCGTCAACTAGAGCCAATGTCCAACAACGAGGCGGAGTACCATGCGGCATTGTTGGGTCTGACGCTGGCGCATCGCCTGGGGGCCAGAACAGTGGAAATCATCTCCGATTCCGAGGTGGTGGTACGGCAGATGCAAGGGCAGAGCCGCGTGTTGAGCGGGCGGTTGAAAAGGCTGCATCAGGAAACATGCGCTCGTCTGGGTCATTTTGAGGCGGTGTCCTTTCGGCATGTGACGCGGGAGCAAAACCACCTGGCCGATGCCCTGGCCGCCGAAGCGTTGGCCGGTCGGGTGGTGCGTATGCCGCAGGCGGCCCGGCGATTCTTGGGGGTATGAAGCGAGGCCAGGTTATGCGCATAGTAATAAGTTACGACATCAGTGACGATAAACGGCGGCGGCTGATAGCCAAAATTATGGAGGGGCACGGGTATCGGGTGCAGTACAGCGTGTTTGAGTGTGACCTGACGGAAAAGCAGCTGCGCGCCTTGCAGAAACAACTGCGTCGGCTGGTGAAGGCCAAAGAGATGGACAGCATTCGCTTCTATCCCTTGCCGGCTGACGCCGTGGAGAAAATCGAGGTCATGGGCGCTGACTACGCCAGGACGTTGGGGATATTTTCAGTGGTGTAGCGCGCGAGGAGATGAGAAAACAGCCAGAGCAAGAGCGAGAGCTAGAGTTTGGTCAAACCTCTTCCTCCCGCTCTCGCTCCCGCCTGGTGGCTGTGACCACTCATGATGTCTCTCTTCAAACTTCTATTTCCTCAACGCGATCCAGGCGGAGCGTAAGATTGGCTTCGGCGCGATAGCAGTAGACGTAAAGGTAAACCAACGCGCCTGACTCTTCCAGGCGGAGCGGCTGCACTTCGCGCCAGGAAGGCTTGCGCTCGCCAAGCGCCTGGTAACAGAGCTTGAGAGGCGTTTGCTCATAGATAGCTTGCCGGATAACCGCAAGCCATGCCTCCGGGATGGGACGTTCACTGGGGAAAAAAGCATCACGCCCGCGAACCGCCTGCCGCAAGTTGTCCAGGGTTTGTTGGGCCAGGTGTTCCAGATCATGGATGGTTTCCGGCGGCAAGGAGTGAGCGGCATCCTCCAGCAGCGCGTGCGGTGCTGGGTAGGGCAGGGGAAGCAGGTCGCCCAGACCAACGAGAACCCGTAAGCCAAGCCAGTGGTATTCGGCCGATTTATCCTTGTTGCTGCCCGGTTCAGCTGCTTCTGAGGGGTAATAGCGCAGGGGGTAGCCCTGTGCGGCTAGCCATTTCTCCAGTTTTGGCAGCATCTCGCCAGTGACAAGCGCGTGATGGGGCGAGACCTGGGAGATGACCGATTCGCGCAGCCGTTTCTGCCGGATGATGGTTTTAAGCTGCTGATGCTGCGCCGTCGTCAGTAAGCGGACGGTCTGAACCTGGAAAGCGTGGGCGCGGCGCAGCCAAAGGGCGAGCTGTTTTTGCCGCTTTTCTGGCAGCGGCTGGTGGGTAGCGGTCTCCAAAATCCACTGCATCGCCGCCTGCCCATAGCCGCGCTGCGCAGCCGTAGCGATGGTGAGCGGCGTGCAGATGAGAGGTTGGCCGGGTGACCAATCTCCGAACTGACGCAGGTCGAAGTGGAGCCAGAGCGGCAAAGCGTCTGGCAGACGCAATAGCCAGGAATCGTCGTTTGAATCAGGCAGCCAATCCATCGCGCCGGACTCGTCAGGTGCGGGAGCCGCTAGTTGTCGTTCCAAGAGCTGCTGCAGATAGACGGTGAGGTCTTCGGTGATGGTCTCCCCCAGGCCGAGGTGCGCGAGCGTTTCTTGCCAGACCGAGGGATTGCCCAGCGGGACCAGCAGCCGGTGAACCTGTTCGGAAAAGGTGGCGTGCAGCCAATCTGTGACCGGGGGCAAGGGGATGAGGCGTGGTCCGGTGGTTGGGATAAAGCCAGCGCCTTGCAACAGGGCGACGTGGGCGGCCAGGAACGGGTGCTGGCGGATAGAGCGAAGTTTAGGCGCCGGTCGGCCGATCCAATGGGCCATGATGCGCAGGTGGGTGGGAGCGATGAAATGACCCCTGGGCAGCAGTTCTGGGGTATAATAGTGGAGGTAGGCCAGGAGCAGCGTCAGGGTGACCGGCGTGAGAGGCGTCGGCATATTGGCGGAAGGCGCCGATTTTGTTTGTGGGAGAGTTTGAGCTGGCATATGGCCCATCCGTAAAGTCTGTTTTGCTTACTGTAGCATAGAGAAACGGAGCCGCCAAAAGCGAATTGAAGGGTCGAAGAGGCGATTAACGCTCGGAAATGGCGAAAACAGGCGAAAACAGGCGAAAACGCGAGAAAACAGGGTGGTCTGCCGGGCAAAAAAAGATTAATGAAAGATGAGATACGGTCATTTTAGCGGTTACTAACGCAGACCCTCGGAAGACGAAGGTCGGTGGGGCAAGATGAGTGAAACCAGGGTTAATGGAGGCAAACAAATGGACCGATTTGCCCACAAATTCAGCAAATCTGCTATGATAAGGCATGTGGTTTCCTATTGTGGATAACTGCTGTCAGAGTAGATGGCGTTTCCTGAGAGGGGTTGAAACACGGTCCCGGAACCGTCAGAGTAGATGGCGTTTCCTGAGAGGGGTTGAAACATACACGAATGCGACCTATCGACAGGTTTGTCAGAGTAGATGGCGTTTCCTGAGAGGGGTTGAAACTGAATATGCAAACGATACACAGTACAGTTTGAGGACAGTCAGAGTAGATGGCGTTTCCTGAGAGGGGTTGAAACCAGGTTATGCGGTTGTCGGGGTGCTGTCTGTTACGGGTCAGAGTAGATGGCGTTTCCTGAGAGGGGTTGAAACAAAACACGTCATAAGCGGCCGCAGTGAAAACCGGGTCAGAGTAGATGGCGTTTCCTGAGAGGGGTTGAAACATACCATCGCTGGTTACATGTATGCGGAAAGGCGCGTCAGAGTAGATGGCGTTTCCTGAGAGGGGTTGAAACGTACTCCACGCCGTCAATATAAACCCTCAGGCTATCATAGTCAGAGTAGATGGCGTTTCCTGAGAGGGGTTGAAACTTTTTGTGGTAAACGGTTAGTTTATATATCTCGTTCGTCAGAGTAGATGGCGTTTCCTGAGAGGGGTTGAAACCGATCAACTCGGCCCAGTGTTGCATGGTGTGTTGGTAGTCAGAGTAGATGGCGTTTCCTGAGAGGGGTTGAAACAAAATAAAAGAAAAAAGAAACGGTATCTCAAAACAGGTCAGAGTAGATGGCGTTTCCTGAGAGGGGTTGAAACACGTAGAATCCGTGGTCCCGATCAAAAGGGGTTCGGGTCAGAGTAGATGGCGTTTCCTGAGAGGGGTTGAAACTAAGTTTCCTAAGTTCGGGGATGCTTGGATTAGAGAGTCAGAGTAGATGGCGTTTCCTGAGAGGGGTTGAAACGATCACGGGTACAGGGTACAGCGACAAGAGAGAAACGTCAGAGTAGATGGCGTTTCCTGAGAGGGGTTGAAACTCAATCAGTGTGCCGTCCTCGTTAACCAGAACTTCGTCAGAGTAGATGGCGTTTCCTGAGAGGGGTTGAAACAAGATCGGCGTAACGTTAACGTTTTCCATAGCCGCGTCAGAGTAGATGGCGTTTCCTGAGAGGGGTTGAAACAATGGGTTCCTCAGCGACAGGTTCTGGCGTTTCGGGTCAGAGTAGATGGCGTTTCCTGAGAGGGGTTGAAACACAAACAAGCCCCTGGTACAGAATTAGATATTTTAGTCAGAGTAGATGGCGTTTCCTGAGAGGGGTTGAAACATACTGCCACGGTTCAACAGCCTCTTTGGTGCAGTTGTCAGAGTAGATGGCGTTTCCTGAGAGGGGTTGAAACTTAATGCTTGATCTGTCTAATTGGAACAGTGTTAGGTCAGAGTAGATGGCGTTTCCTGAGAGGGGTTGAAACACGTAGCATCATCAACCGTAACCACGAAAGTTTTTTGTCAGAGTAGATGGCGTTTCCTGAGAGGGGTTGAAACTAACTCCTTGGGTTTTTTCGGCCCAATCGAAATCAGTCAGAGTAGATGGCGTTTCCTGAGAGGGGTTGAAACGAGACAAGCTAAAATATGTCCCATCTCATGAAGAACGTCAGAGTAGATGGCGTTTCCTGAGAGGGGTTGAAACAAGCCATTTGTCATTGTCACCACACTGGTGCATGTGTCAGAGTAGATGGCGTTTCCTGAGAGGGGTTGAAACAAAACTTCAACCGTTTGGCCATTCGAATCCTGGACTGTCAGAGTAGATGGCGTTTCCTGAGAGGGGTTGAAACTTGCTACATTTTTTTTGTTGTTCAGATAGGCATTTTGTCAGAGTAGATGGCGTTTCCTGAGAGGGGTTGAAACGAATTCCTGCTCGAATTCTTTGTAGTCCACGAACCAGTCAGAGTAGATGGCGTTTCCTGAGAGGGGTTGAAACCCACATCAAGCGCTGCCAAGACACGGGCATCAACGTGTCAGAGTAGATGGCGTTTCCTGAGAGGGGTTGAAACTTGCCAGGTTTGCTCCTCCTCAGAGGGGCGCGACAGTCAGAGTAGATGGCGTTTCCTGAGAGGGGTTGAAACACAATAGCCAGGAATGCTTGAAAATGCGCCTCGATCGTCAGAGTAGATGGCGTTTCCTGAGAGGGGTTGAAACAATGTACAGGAAGTTTACAGTGGAAATGTCGAATGTCAGAGTAGATGGCGTTTCCTGAGAGGGGTTGAAACAACTCGTGCTGGATGGGTTGGAGATGCCTGCGCGGGTCAGAGTAGATGGCGTTTCCTGAGAGGGGTTGAAACAATTAACGCGGTGAAATAATTCGAGATAGTAAACGGGTCAGAGTAGATGGCGTTTCCTGAGAGGGGTTGAAACACGATTATCATGGTTGCCAATTAAGATAGTGATCTCGTCAGAGTAGATGGCGTTTCCTGAGAGGGGTTGAAACTCACTTGGCGGCGCTCTTCCGTTTTGGAAGGCATAAGTCAGAGTAGATGGCGTTTCCTGAGAGGGGTTGAAACTCGTTGGCGTTGCCGTCGCTGGCGTCGTTGGCGTTGGTCAGAGTAGATGGCGTTTCCTGAGAGGGGTTGAAACGCAGCGGCCAATACCGCGGCCTCCGCGTGCCCGGGTGTCAGAGTAGATGGCGTTTCCTGAGAGGGGTTGAAACTCACCGACCTTCCGGCCGTCAACACGGAAGACCGTGGGTCAGAGTAGATGGCGTTTCCTGAGAGGGGTTGAAACGGAATGCTTTTCTACCAATCCTCGTAAGGCCAGAGAGTCAGAGTAGATGGCGTTTCCTGAGAGGGGTTGAAACATGATCCGGGGTTGTTGTTCTTTGCCATGTACATGGGTCAGAGTAGATGGCGTTTCCTGAGAGGGGTTGAAACCTGGACTTTGGTTCGGGTGAGCGGCTCGCGCTCCAGGTCAGAGTAGATGGCGTTTCCTGAGAGGGGTTGAAACGGGAACCACCGGGGGGACAACCGCAGGGGCGGTGGGTCAGAGTAGATGGCGTTTCCTGAGAGGGGTTGAAACCAATTCCTTGATGCCTTCAGCCAGTTCTTTGCGGGTCAGAGTAGATGGCGTTTCCTGAGAGGGGTTGAAACAATCCGTAAAGGGGTCATTGTTCTCACTTATCCTTTGTCAGAGTAGATGGCGTTTCCTGAGAGGGGTTGAAACTTAACATATTGGTTTCCCTCCCTCTCACCTATTTTGTCAGAGTAGATGGCGTTTCCTGAGAGGGGTTGAAACCAATGGCTGTGATGAAGATGAACTGGGGTATCCCAAGTCAGAGTAGATGGCGTTTCCTGAGAGGGGTTGAAACGTACTGGCTTATTGTCGCGCGTACGCAACAGCCACGTCAGAGTAGATGGCGTTTCCTGAGAGGGGTTGAAACGGGATAGCGGGTTCAGCCGCATTCACCAACCCAGCCGTCAGAGTAGATGGCGTTTCCTGAGAGGGGTTGAAACGAAGGTGTCTGCGCGGCCACCGCGTCAATCTGCGCCGTCAGAGTAGATGGCGTTTCCTGAGAGGGGTTGAAACTTTCTCCCTTGTGCCAGACCAACATGGTGTGGCAAGTCAGAGTAGATGGCGTTTCCTGAGAGGGGTTGAAACACAACCTTGCCGCCATATACGCTATGGAGCCGTTGGTCAGAGTAGATGGCGTTTCCTGAGAGGGGTTGAAACTCACTGGCTTCACTAACTGTGCAATGTTAGTGAAAGTCAGAGTAGATGGCGTTTCCTGAGAGGGGTTGAAACTAATCAATCATTTCAGGTCCGCCTTATGGCAAACTAGTCAGAGTAGATGGCGTTTCCTGAGAGGGGTTGAAACACTACAGCCGTATCGGTGCTGAGCGTCAAGGTCATCGTCAGAGTAGATGGCGTTTCCTGAGAGGGGTTGAAACTATTATACCCATAATGGGTAATAGAACTAATAAAACGTCAGAGTAGATGGCGTTTCCTGAGAGGGGTTGAAACAAACTAACAAAGGTGGTGGGTTTTTTGGGTGACCAAGTCAGAGTAGATGGCGTTTCCTGAGAGGGGTTGAAACGATCTGAAGAGAGATCGGGTACGTACCGGCCGTAAGTCAGAGTAGATGGCGTTTCCTGAGAGGGGTTGAAACACATCGATAGCTTTTACTTCGGCTATCTCTGCCGCCGTCAGAGTAGATGGCGTTTCCTGAGAGGGGTTGAAACATAATTCTCGTTTTCTAATTCTGCTATGTATTGTTCGTCAGAGTAGATGGCGTTTCCTGAGAGGGGTTGAAACGAATTTGATTGTTGCAGTTCTTGTACGTAATCGCACGTCAGAGTAGATGGCGTTTCCTGAGAGGGGTTGAAACATACCATAGAAAGGGGTAGGTTTGTTCGCCGGAGGGTCAGAGTAGATGGCGTTTCCTGAGAGGGGTTGAAACAAAAAATCTCACTCCCGAGATTTTTTTTGCTTGAGAGTCAGAGTAGATGGCGTTTCCTGAGAGGGGTTGAAACATTCGAGATCAGGATTGATTCGCTTGGCTAGTGCGAGTCAGAGTAGATGGCGTTTCCTGAGAGGGGTTGAAACCTCGACCGGATCGGCGTTGTAATCCAGCTGGTCCAGGTCAGAGTAGATGGCGTTTCCTGAGAGGGGTTGAAACCTTCACACGACACCCCGCCATGCCGTGTGAGCCTCAGGTCAGAGTAGATGGCGTTTCCTGAGAGGGGTTGAAACGGTTGTGACACCATCACCCCAGTTAATGATACCTGAGTCAGAGTAGATGGCGTTTCCTGAGAGGGGTTGAAACTCGAGAGCCGCTTCCGCACGCTGAAAAATTGCTTCGTCAGAGTAGATGGCGTTTCCTGAGAGGGGTTGAAACCCTCAAGAGCCCCGGCAGGGGGGAAAGGGGCGGCAGGTCAGAGTAGATGGCGTTTCCTGAGAGGGGTTGAAACTTGACACCAACCACCCAGGAGATTTGTCTGAGCGTCCGTCAGAGTAGATGGCGTTTCCTGAGAGGGGTTGAAACAAACTATTCGTTTATTTGCTTGCTTGTTTACTTCAAGTCAGAGTAGATGGCGTTTCCTGAGAGGGGTTGAAACAATACTGAGTCGAGCCGTTAAACGTCCACCCCGTCGCGTCAGAGTAGATGGCGTTTCCTGAGAGGGGTTGAAACGTGGTAGAGAGGACGAATACGCGTGGCAAAATCACGGGTCAGAGTAGATGGCGTTTCCTGAGAGGGGTTGAAACGAAGAACATCACAATTCCAAAGCCCAACGTTCCGATCAGTCAGAGTAGATGGCGTTTCCTGAGAGGGGTTGAAACAAATTGGTACTTGCGATTGGTTTTCATATTCTTGAGTCAGAGTAGATGGCGTTTCCTGAGAGGGGTTGAAACTAAAGAGCCAGCGCTGAGCCATTTTGGCTAGCGCGTGTCAGAGTAGATGGCGTTTCCTGAGAGGGGTTGAAACATGCAGATACCAGCTCTCTTTGTTGTAAGAAGGGATATCGTCAGAGTAGATGGCGTTTCCTGAGAGGGGTTGAAACTTGTACTGGTTCTGTCCTGTAACAGGTATCATCATGTCAGAGTAGATGGCGTTTCCTGAGAGGGGTTGAAACACACGTGATTACTACCTAAGATTGCAATCCTGTAAGTCAGAGTAGATGGCGTTTCCTGAGAGGGGTTGAAACATATCTTCACTGTCGCCGTACTGCCACTCGTGGCTTGTCAGAGTAGATGGCGTTTCCTGAGAGGGGTTGAAACACTCTAGTGATAATTTCCGGGCATTGCCAACCGGAGTCAGAGTAGATGGCGTTTCCTGAGAGGGGTTGAAACTCACCATCAAGAACTGTAAAGTAGTAGGAGGTGTCGTCAGAGTAGATGGCGTTTCCTGAGA
Above is a genomic segment from Candidatus Leptovillus gracilis containing:
- the cas1 gene encoding CRISPR-associated endonuclease Cas1; its protein translation is MTTVYVKEQGARVARRGERLVVKSKEGSVLEEFPLTQVEQVVVMGSVQLTTQIMATLVQREIDVVFLSSYGKYRFRVEGDGSKHVALRQRQLQVMSEGRLTLPVAQAIVDAKIHNQRVILQRQASRITSSGQQDRGATVWPRDRGLFDRALTGMGQMQQSARQASDLNTLRGYEGKAAAYYFAAVRSLLDKSWGFERREYYPPPDPFNALLSFAYSLLLKDVRAAIQTVGLDLYLGFFHEVSQGRPSLALDLMEEWRPLIADALVLEMVNRGALLPDEFVQTGQKERLVELGEAGVQRVLQAYGSRLSTRLYHPLAGPGGETTLQQAVVLQARRLARLIAGQETSYEPMRAK
- a CDS encoding DUF370 domain-containing protein, whose amino-acid sequence is MKWVVVVGEGLIALERIVAVGRVEAMPMRRLLRALPPARLVSLTGGKKRETAVVLDSGHVVITAVPLAELHRRLLQAQQGDGHLVLNGGDDDERSEIFMG
- a CDS encoding ribonuclease HI family protein, with translation MSNRVTIHVDGAVSGTEHAGAAAIARSQEGYFVGWLSRQLEPMSNNEAEYHAALLGLTLAHRLGARTVEIISDSEVVVRQMQGQSRVLSGRLKRLHQETCARLGHFEAVSFRHVTREQNHLADALAAEALAGRVVRMPQAARRFLGV
- the cas2 gene encoding CRISPR-associated endonuclease Cas2, whose translation is MKRGQVMRIVISYDISDDKRRRLIAKIMEGHGYRVQYSVFECDLTEKQLRALQKQLRRLVKAKEMDSIRFYPLPADAVEKIEVMGADYARTLGIFSVV
- a CDS encoding WYL domain-containing protein; protein product: MPAQTLPQTKSAPSANMPTPLTPVTLTLLLAYLHYYTPELLPRGHFIAPTHLRIMAHWIGRPAPKLRSIRQHPFLAAHVALLQGAGFIPTTGPRLIPLPPVTDWLHATFSEQVHRLLVPLGNPSVWQETLAHLGLGETITEDLTVYLQQLLERQLAAPAPDESGAMDWLPDSNDDSWLLRLPDALPLWLHFDLRQFGDWSPGQPLICTPLTIATAAQRGYGQAAMQWILETATHQPLPEKRQKQLALWLRRAHAFQVQTVRLLTTAQHQQLKTIIRQKRLRESVISQVSPHHALVTGEMLPKLEKWLAAQGYPLRYYPSEAAEPGSNKDKSAEYHWLGLRVLVGLGDLLPLPYPAPHALLEDAAHSLPPETIHDLEHLAQQTLDNLRQAVRGRDAFFPSERPIPEAWLAVIRQAIYEQTPLKLCYQALGERKPSWREVQPLRLEESGALVYLYVYCYRAEANLTLRLDRVEEIEV